A window from Macaca thibetana thibetana isolate TM-01 chromosome 7, ASM2454274v1, whole genome shotgun sequence encodes these proteins:
- the LRRC74A gene encoding leucine-rich repeat-containing protein 74A isoform X1, with product MDNDKPLQPETEDETETELVPQSSDKTLYCEAEPPPTVEKVKPARENSETDLEIEDNEKFFTTGQKELYLEACKLVGVVPVSYFIRNMEESYVNLNHHGLGPRGTKAIAIALVSNTAVTKLELEDNCIMEEGVLSLVEMLQENYYLQEMNISNNHLGLEGARIISDFFERNSSSIWNLELSGNDFKEESAAPLCQALSTNYRIKKLDLSHNQFSDIGGEQLGQMLAINVGLTSLDLSWNNFHTRGAVALCNGLRGNVTLTKLDLSMNGLGNEGAVALGEVLRLNSCLVYLDVGGNDIGNEGASKISKGLESNESLRVLKLFLNPISMDGAILLILAIKRNPKSRMEELDISNVLVSEQFMKTLDGVYAVHPQLDVVFKAVQGLSAKKTIFLLTNPMKLIQNYADQHKITVMDFFKSLNPTGTMKMSVDEFQKVMIEQTKVPLNQYQVREVIKKLDEKTGMVNFRSAQAPRRSPFSARGPGWADVSSPGCPVYTLLLGASPTRLFPACQGWAPLSTLLLIPNSLVQ from the exons atgaGACTGAAACTGAGCTAGTACCACAGAGCAGCGATAAAACGCTCTACTGTGAGGCCGAACCCCCACCAACTGTAGAAAAAGTGAAACCAGCCCGGGAGAATTCGGAAACAGACCTGGAGATTGAAG ATAATGAGAAATTTTTCACCACTGGACAAAAGGAGCTGTACCTGGAGGCCTGCAAACTGGTGGGTGTAGTGCCTGTCTCATACTTCATTCGGAACATGGAGGAGTCCTACGTGAACCTCAACCACCACGGCCTGGGCCCCAGGGGTACCAAGGCTATTGCTATAGCCCTGGTG TCCAACACGGCTGTTACCAAACTGGAGCTGGAAGACAACTGCATCATGGAGGAGGGCGTCTTGAGCCTGGTGGAGATGCTACAAGAGAACTACTACCTCCAGGAGATG aATATTTCCAACAATCACCTTGGTTTGGAGGGGGCCAGAATCATCTCAGATTTCTTCGAGAGAAATAGTTCTTCCATCTGGAACCTTGAGCTTTCAG GAAATGACTTCAAGGAAGAATCCGCAGCACCGCTCTGCCAAGCCCTGTCG ACCAATTACCGAATTAAGAAGCTGGATCTCAGTCACAACCAATTCTCTGATATAGGAGGGGAGCAACTGGGCCAGATGCTGG CCATCAATGTGGGGCTCACGTCACTGGATCTGAGCTGGAATAACTTCCATACAAGGGGAGCTGTGGCCTTGTGCAATGGTCTCCGG GGTAATGTGACCCTGACAAAGCTGGATCTCTCCATGAATGGCCTTGGGAATGAGGGGGCTGTGGCCCTAGGGGAGGTCCTCCGACTCAACAGCTGCCTGGTCTACCTGGATGTCGGCGGCAATGACATCGGCAATGAAGGGGCCTCCAAAATCAGCAAAGGACTGGAATCCAATGAAAGCCTCAGAGTTCTGAAG CTTTTCCTGAATCCCATAAGTATGGATGGGGCTATTTTACTTATCCTGGCTATCAAGAGGAACCCCAAATCCAGGATGGAAGAGCTTGATATTTCC AACGTGCTGGTGTCCGAGCAGTTCATGAAAACGTTGGACGGAGTGTATGCCGTTCACCCGCAGCTGGATGTGGTGTTCAAGGCAGTACAAGGCCTCTCTGCCAAGAAAACCATCTTTTTGTTGACAAACCCCATGAAACTGATCCAG aACTATGCAGACCAGCACAAAATCACAGTCATGGACTTCTTCAAGAGCTTGAACCCCACCGGGACAATGAAGATGTCTGTGGATGAGTTCCAGAAAGTGATGATAGAG CAAACCAAGGTCCCTCTGAACCAGTACCAGGTCAGGGAGGTGATAAAGAAGCTCGATGAGAAGACAGGCATGGTGAACTTCAGGTCAGCCCAGGCCCCGCGACGCTCCCCGTTCTCTGCAAGGGGCCCTGGCTGGGCTGATGTGAGCTCCCCCGGCTGCCCTGTCTATACTTTGTTACTTGGGGCTTCACCCACCCGCCTGTTCCCTGCATGCCAAGGCTGGGCCCCGCTGTCTACCCTCCTTCTCATCCCCAATTCACTTGTTCAGTGA
- the LRRC74A gene encoding leucine-rich repeat-containing protein 74A isoform X2, with protein sequence MDNDKPLQPETEDETETELVPQSSDKTLYCEAEPPPTVEKVKPARENSETDLEIEDNEKFFTTGQKELYLEACKLVGVVPVSYFIRNMEESYVNLNHHGLGPRGTKAIAIALVSNTAVTKLELEDNCIMEEGVLSLVEMLQENYYLQEMNISNNHLGLEGARIISDFFERNSSSIWNLELSGNDFKEESAAPLCQALSTNYRIKKLDLSHNQFSDIGGEQLGQMLAINVGLTSLDLSWNNFHTRGAVALCNGLRLDLSMNGLGNEGAVALGEVLRLNSCLVYLDVGGNDIGNEGASKISKGLESNESLRVLKLFLNPISMDGAILLILAIKRNPKSRMEELDISNVLVSEQFMKTLDGVYAVHPQLDVVFKAVQGLSAKKTIFLLTNPMKLIQNYADQHKITVMDFFKSLNPTGTMKMSVDEFQKVMIEQTKVPLNQYQVREVIKKLDEKTGMVNFRSAQAPRRSPFSARGPGWADVSSPGCPVYTLLLGASPTRLFPACQGWAPLSTLLLIPNSLVQ encoded by the exons atgaGACTGAAACTGAGCTAGTACCACAGAGCAGCGATAAAACGCTCTACTGTGAGGCCGAACCCCCACCAACTGTAGAAAAAGTGAAACCAGCCCGGGAGAATTCGGAAACAGACCTGGAGATTGAAG ATAATGAGAAATTTTTCACCACTGGACAAAAGGAGCTGTACCTGGAGGCCTGCAAACTGGTGGGTGTAGTGCCTGTCTCATACTTCATTCGGAACATGGAGGAGTCCTACGTGAACCTCAACCACCACGGCCTGGGCCCCAGGGGTACCAAGGCTATTGCTATAGCCCTGGTG TCCAACACGGCTGTTACCAAACTGGAGCTGGAAGACAACTGCATCATGGAGGAGGGCGTCTTGAGCCTGGTGGAGATGCTACAAGAGAACTACTACCTCCAGGAGATG aATATTTCCAACAATCACCTTGGTTTGGAGGGGGCCAGAATCATCTCAGATTTCTTCGAGAGAAATAGTTCTTCCATCTGGAACCTTGAGCTTTCAG GAAATGACTTCAAGGAAGAATCCGCAGCACCGCTCTGCCAAGCCCTGTCG ACCAATTACCGAATTAAGAAGCTGGATCTCAGTCACAACCAATTCTCTGATATAGGAGGGGAGCAACTGGGCCAGATGCTGG CCATCAATGTGGGGCTCACGTCACTGGATCTGAGCTGGAATAACTTCCATACAAGGGGAGCTGTGGCCTTGTGCAATGGTCTCCGG CTGGATCTCTCCATGAATGGCCTTGGGAATGAGGGGGCTGTGGCCCTAGGGGAGGTCCTCCGACTCAACAGCTGCCTGGTCTACCTGGATGTCGGCGGCAATGACATCGGCAATGAAGGGGCCTCCAAAATCAGCAAAGGACTGGAATCCAATGAAAGCCTCAGAGTTCTGAAG CTTTTCCTGAATCCCATAAGTATGGATGGGGCTATTTTACTTATCCTGGCTATCAAGAGGAACCCCAAATCCAGGATGGAAGAGCTTGATATTTCC AACGTGCTGGTGTCCGAGCAGTTCATGAAAACGTTGGACGGAGTGTATGCCGTTCACCCGCAGCTGGATGTGGTGTTCAAGGCAGTACAAGGCCTCTCTGCCAAGAAAACCATCTTTTTGTTGACAAACCCCATGAAACTGATCCAG aACTATGCAGACCAGCACAAAATCACAGTCATGGACTTCTTCAAGAGCTTGAACCCCACCGGGACAATGAAGATGTCTGTGGATGAGTTCCAGAAAGTGATGATAGAG CAAACCAAGGTCCCTCTGAACCAGTACCAGGTCAGGGAGGTGATAAAGAAGCTCGATGAGAAGACAGGCATGGTGAACTTCAGGTCAGCCCAGGCCCCGCGACGCTCCCCGTTCTCTGCAAGGGGCCCTGGCTGGGCTGATGTGAGCTCCCCCGGCTGCCCTGTCTATACTTTGTTACTTGGGGCTTCACCCACCCGCCTGTTCCCTGCATGCCAAGGCTGGGCCCCGCTGTCTACCCTCCTTCTCATCCCCAATTCACTTGTTCAGTGA
- the LRRC74A gene encoding leucine-rich repeat-containing protein 74A isoform X6 has product MDNDKPLQPETEDETETELVPQSSDKTLYCEAEPPPTVEKVKPARENSETDLEIEDNEKFFTTGQKELYLEACKLVGVVPVSYFIRNMEESYVNLNHHGLGPRGTKAIAIALVSNTAVTKLELEDNCIMEEGVLSLVEMLQENYYLQEMNISNNHLGLEGARIISDFFERNSSSIWNLELSGNDFKEESAAPLCQALSTNYRIKKLDLSHNQFSDIGGEQLGQMLAINVGLTSLDLSWNNFHTRGAVALCNGLRGNVTLTKLDLSMNGLGNEGAVALGEVLRLNSCLVYLDVGGNDIGNEGASKISKGLESNESLRVLKLFLNPISMDGAILLILAIKRNPKSRMEELDISNVLVSEQFMKTLDGVYAVHPQLDVVFKAVQGLSAKKTIFLLTNPMKLIQNYADQHKITVMDFFKSLNPTGTMKMSVDEFQKVMIEQTKVPLNQYQVREVIKKLDEKTGMVNFSFLNTMKP; this is encoded by the exons atgaGACTGAAACTGAGCTAGTACCACAGAGCAGCGATAAAACGCTCTACTGTGAGGCCGAACCCCCACCAACTGTAGAAAAAGTGAAACCAGCCCGGGAGAATTCGGAAACAGACCTGGAGATTGAAG ATAATGAGAAATTTTTCACCACTGGACAAAAGGAGCTGTACCTGGAGGCCTGCAAACTGGTGGGTGTAGTGCCTGTCTCATACTTCATTCGGAACATGGAGGAGTCCTACGTGAACCTCAACCACCACGGCCTGGGCCCCAGGGGTACCAAGGCTATTGCTATAGCCCTGGTG TCCAACACGGCTGTTACCAAACTGGAGCTGGAAGACAACTGCATCATGGAGGAGGGCGTCTTGAGCCTGGTGGAGATGCTACAAGAGAACTACTACCTCCAGGAGATG aATATTTCCAACAATCACCTTGGTTTGGAGGGGGCCAGAATCATCTCAGATTTCTTCGAGAGAAATAGTTCTTCCATCTGGAACCTTGAGCTTTCAG GAAATGACTTCAAGGAAGAATCCGCAGCACCGCTCTGCCAAGCCCTGTCG ACCAATTACCGAATTAAGAAGCTGGATCTCAGTCACAACCAATTCTCTGATATAGGAGGGGAGCAACTGGGCCAGATGCTGG CCATCAATGTGGGGCTCACGTCACTGGATCTGAGCTGGAATAACTTCCATACAAGGGGAGCTGTGGCCTTGTGCAATGGTCTCCGG GGTAATGTGACCCTGACAAAGCTGGATCTCTCCATGAATGGCCTTGGGAATGAGGGGGCTGTGGCCCTAGGGGAGGTCCTCCGACTCAACAGCTGCCTGGTCTACCTGGATGTCGGCGGCAATGACATCGGCAATGAAGGGGCCTCCAAAATCAGCAAAGGACTGGAATCCAATGAAAGCCTCAGAGTTCTGAAG CTTTTCCTGAATCCCATAAGTATGGATGGGGCTATTTTACTTATCCTGGCTATCAAGAGGAACCCCAAATCCAGGATGGAAGAGCTTGATATTTCC AACGTGCTGGTGTCCGAGCAGTTCATGAAAACGTTGGACGGAGTGTATGCCGTTCACCCGCAGCTGGATGTGGTGTTCAAGGCAGTACAAGGCCTCTCTGCCAAGAAAACCATCTTTTTGTTGACAAACCCCATGAAACTGATCCAG aACTATGCAGACCAGCACAAAATCACAGTCATGGACTTCTTCAAGAGCTTGAACCCCACCGGGACAATGAAGATGTCTGTGGATGAGTTCCAGAAAGTGATGATAGAG CAAACCAAGGTCCCTCTGAACCAGTACCAGGTCAGGGAGGTGATAAAGAAGCTCGATGAGAAGACAGGCATGGTGAACTTCAG
- the LRRC74A gene encoding leucine-rich repeat-containing protein 74A isoform X5 has protein sequence MDNDKPLQPETEDETETELVPQSSDKTLYCEAEPPPTVEKVKPARENSETDLEIEDNEKFFTTGQKELYLEACKLVGVVPVSYFIRNMEESYVNLNHHGLGPRGTKAIAIALVSNTAVTKLELEDNCIMEEGVLSLVEMLQENYYLQEMNISNNHLGLEGARIISDFFERNSSSIWNLELSGNDFKEESAAPLCQALSTNYRIKKLDLSHNQFSDIGGEQLGQMLAINVGLTSLDLSWNNFHTRGAVALCNGLRGNVTLTKLDLSMNGLGNEGAVALGEVLRLNSCLVYLDVGGNDIGNEGASKISKGLESNESLRVLKLFLNPISMDGAILLILAIKRNPKSRMEELDISNVLVSEQFMKTLDGVYAVHPQLDVVFKAVQGLSAKKTIFLLTNPMKLIQNYADQHKITVMDFFKSLNPTGTMKMSVDEFQKVMIEQTKVPLNQYQVREVIKKLDEKTGMVNFRHAVSLTVPHGNAAITPLSK, from the exons atgaGACTGAAACTGAGCTAGTACCACAGAGCAGCGATAAAACGCTCTACTGTGAGGCCGAACCCCCACCAACTGTAGAAAAAGTGAAACCAGCCCGGGAGAATTCGGAAACAGACCTGGAGATTGAAG ATAATGAGAAATTTTTCACCACTGGACAAAAGGAGCTGTACCTGGAGGCCTGCAAACTGGTGGGTGTAGTGCCTGTCTCATACTTCATTCGGAACATGGAGGAGTCCTACGTGAACCTCAACCACCACGGCCTGGGCCCCAGGGGTACCAAGGCTATTGCTATAGCCCTGGTG TCCAACACGGCTGTTACCAAACTGGAGCTGGAAGACAACTGCATCATGGAGGAGGGCGTCTTGAGCCTGGTGGAGATGCTACAAGAGAACTACTACCTCCAGGAGATG aATATTTCCAACAATCACCTTGGTTTGGAGGGGGCCAGAATCATCTCAGATTTCTTCGAGAGAAATAGTTCTTCCATCTGGAACCTTGAGCTTTCAG GAAATGACTTCAAGGAAGAATCCGCAGCACCGCTCTGCCAAGCCCTGTCG ACCAATTACCGAATTAAGAAGCTGGATCTCAGTCACAACCAATTCTCTGATATAGGAGGGGAGCAACTGGGCCAGATGCTGG CCATCAATGTGGGGCTCACGTCACTGGATCTGAGCTGGAATAACTTCCATACAAGGGGAGCTGTGGCCTTGTGCAATGGTCTCCGG GGTAATGTGACCCTGACAAAGCTGGATCTCTCCATGAATGGCCTTGGGAATGAGGGGGCTGTGGCCCTAGGGGAGGTCCTCCGACTCAACAGCTGCCTGGTCTACCTGGATGTCGGCGGCAATGACATCGGCAATGAAGGGGCCTCCAAAATCAGCAAAGGACTGGAATCCAATGAAAGCCTCAGAGTTCTGAAG CTTTTCCTGAATCCCATAAGTATGGATGGGGCTATTTTACTTATCCTGGCTATCAAGAGGAACCCCAAATCCAGGATGGAAGAGCTTGATATTTCC AACGTGCTGGTGTCCGAGCAGTTCATGAAAACGTTGGACGGAGTGTATGCCGTTCACCCGCAGCTGGATGTGGTGTTCAAGGCAGTACAAGGCCTCTCTGCCAAGAAAACCATCTTTTTGTTGACAAACCCCATGAAACTGATCCAG aACTATGCAGACCAGCACAAAATCACAGTCATGGACTTCTTCAAGAGCTTGAACCCCACCGGGACAATGAAGATGTCTGTGGATGAGTTCCAGAAAGTGATGATAGAG CAAACCAAGGTCCCTCTGAACCAGTACCAGGTCAGGGAGGTGATAAAGAAGCTCGATGAGAAGACAGGCATGGTGAACTTCAG GCATGCTGTCAGCCTCACGGTGCCCCATGGCAATGCTGCCATCACCCCACTTAGCAAGTGA
- the LRRC74A gene encoding leucine-rich repeat-containing protein 74A isoform X7: MDNDKPLQPETEDETETELVPQSSDKTLYCEAEPPPTVEKVKPARENSETDLEIEDNEKFFTTGQKELYLEACKLVGVVPVSYFIRNMEESYVNLNHHGLGPRGTKAIAIALVSNTAVTKLELEDNCIMEEGVLSLVEMLQENYYLQEMNISNNHLGLEGARIISDFFERNSSSIWNLELSGNDFKEESAAPLCQALSTNYRIKKLDLSHNQFSDIGGEQLGQMLAINVGLTSLDLSWNNFHTRGAVALCNGLRLDLSMNGLGNEGAVALGEVLRLNSCLVYLDVGGNDIGNEGASKISKGLESNESLRVLKLFLNPISMDGAILLILAIKRNPKSRMEELDISNVLVSEQFMKTLDGVYAVHPQLDVVFKAVQGLSAKKTIFLLTNPMKLIQNYADQHKITVMDFFKSLNPTGTMKMSVDEFQKVMIEQTKVPLNQYQVREVIKKLDEKTGMVNFSFLNTMKP; this comes from the exons atgaGACTGAAACTGAGCTAGTACCACAGAGCAGCGATAAAACGCTCTACTGTGAGGCCGAACCCCCACCAACTGTAGAAAAAGTGAAACCAGCCCGGGAGAATTCGGAAACAGACCTGGAGATTGAAG ATAATGAGAAATTTTTCACCACTGGACAAAAGGAGCTGTACCTGGAGGCCTGCAAACTGGTGGGTGTAGTGCCTGTCTCATACTTCATTCGGAACATGGAGGAGTCCTACGTGAACCTCAACCACCACGGCCTGGGCCCCAGGGGTACCAAGGCTATTGCTATAGCCCTGGTG TCCAACACGGCTGTTACCAAACTGGAGCTGGAAGACAACTGCATCATGGAGGAGGGCGTCTTGAGCCTGGTGGAGATGCTACAAGAGAACTACTACCTCCAGGAGATG aATATTTCCAACAATCACCTTGGTTTGGAGGGGGCCAGAATCATCTCAGATTTCTTCGAGAGAAATAGTTCTTCCATCTGGAACCTTGAGCTTTCAG GAAATGACTTCAAGGAAGAATCCGCAGCACCGCTCTGCCAAGCCCTGTCG ACCAATTACCGAATTAAGAAGCTGGATCTCAGTCACAACCAATTCTCTGATATAGGAGGGGAGCAACTGGGCCAGATGCTGG CCATCAATGTGGGGCTCACGTCACTGGATCTGAGCTGGAATAACTTCCATACAAGGGGAGCTGTGGCCTTGTGCAATGGTCTCCGG CTGGATCTCTCCATGAATGGCCTTGGGAATGAGGGGGCTGTGGCCCTAGGGGAGGTCCTCCGACTCAACAGCTGCCTGGTCTACCTGGATGTCGGCGGCAATGACATCGGCAATGAAGGGGCCTCCAAAATCAGCAAAGGACTGGAATCCAATGAAAGCCTCAGAGTTCTGAAG CTTTTCCTGAATCCCATAAGTATGGATGGGGCTATTTTACTTATCCTGGCTATCAAGAGGAACCCCAAATCCAGGATGGAAGAGCTTGATATTTCC AACGTGCTGGTGTCCGAGCAGTTCATGAAAACGTTGGACGGAGTGTATGCCGTTCACCCGCAGCTGGATGTGGTGTTCAAGGCAGTACAAGGCCTCTCTGCCAAGAAAACCATCTTTTTGTTGACAAACCCCATGAAACTGATCCAG aACTATGCAGACCAGCACAAAATCACAGTCATGGACTTCTTCAAGAGCTTGAACCCCACCGGGACAATGAAGATGTCTGTGGATGAGTTCCAGAAAGTGATGATAGAG CAAACCAAGGTCCCTCTGAACCAGTACCAGGTCAGGGAGGTGATAAAGAAGCTCGATGAGAAGACAGGCATGGTGAACTTCAG
- the LRRC74A gene encoding leucine-rich repeat-containing protein 74A isoform X4, whose amino-acid sequence MDNDKPLQPETEDETETELVPQSSDKTLYCEAEPPPTVEKVKPARENSETDLEIEDNEKFFTTGQKELYLEACKLSNTAVTKLELEDNCIMEEGVLSLVEMLQENYYLQEMNISNNHLGLEGARIISDFFERNSSSIWNLELSGNDFKEESAAPLCQALSTNYRIKKLDLSHNQFSDIGGEQLGQMLAINVGLTSLDLSWNNFHTRGAVALCNGLRGNVTLTKLDLSMNGLGNEGAVALGEVLRLNSCLVYLDVGGNDIGNEGASKISKGLESNESLRVLKLFLNPISMDGAILLILAIKRNPKSRMEELDISNVLVSEQFMKTLDGVYAVHPQLDVVFKAVQGLSAKKTIFLLTNPMKLIQNYADQHKITVMDFFKSLNPTGTMKMSVDEFQKVMIEQTKVPLNQYQVREVIKKLDEKTGMVNFRSAQAPRRSPFSARGPGWADVSSPGCPVYTLLLGASPTRLFPACQGWAPLSTLLLIPNSLVQ is encoded by the exons atgaGACTGAAACTGAGCTAGTACCACAGAGCAGCGATAAAACGCTCTACTGTGAGGCCGAACCCCCACCAACTGTAGAAAAAGTGAAACCAGCCCGGGAGAATTCGGAAACAGACCTGGAGATTGAAG ATAATGAGAAATTTTTCACCACTGGACAAAAGGAGCTGTACCTGGAGGCCTGCAAACTG TCCAACACGGCTGTTACCAAACTGGAGCTGGAAGACAACTGCATCATGGAGGAGGGCGTCTTGAGCCTGGTGGAGATGCTACAAGAGAACTACTACCTCCAGGAGATG aATATTTCCAACAATCACCTTGGTTTGGAGGGGGCCAGAATCATCTCAGATTTCTTCGAGAGAAATAGTTCTTCCATCTGGAACCTTGAGCTTTCAG GAAATGACTTCAAGGAAGAATCCGCAGCACCGCTCTGCCAAGCCCTGTCG ACCAATTACCGAATTAAGAAGCTGGATCTCAGTCACAACCAATTCTCTGATATAGGAGGGGAGCAACTGGGCCAGATGCTGG CCATCAATGTGGGGCTCACGTCACTGGATCTGAGCTGGAATAACTTCCATACAAGGGGAGCTGTGGCCTTGTGCAATGGTCTCCGG GGTAATGTGACCCTGACAAAGCTGGATCTCTCCATGAATGGCCTTGGGAATGAGGGGGCTGTGGCCCTAGGGGAGGTCCTCCGACTCAACAGCTGCCTGGTCTACCTGGATGTCGGCGGCAATGACATCGGCAATGAAGGGGCCTCCAAAATCAGCAAAGGACTGGAATCCAATGAAAGCCTCAGAGTTCTGAAG CTTTTCCTGAATCCCATAAGTATGGATGGGGCTATTTTACTTATCCTGGCTATCAAGAGGAACCCCAAATCCAGGATGGAAGAGCTTGATATTTCC AACGTGCTGGTGTCCGAGCAGTTCATGAAAACGTTGGACGGAGTGTATGCCGTTCACCCGCAGCTGGATGTGGTGTTCAAGGCAGTACAAGGCCTCTCTGCCAAGAAAACCATCTTTTTGTTGACAAACCCCATGAAACTGATCCAG aACTATGCAGACCAGCACAAAATCACAGTCATGGACTTCTTCAAGAGCTTGAACCCCACCGGGACAATGAAGATGTCTGTGGATGAGTTCCAGAAAGTGATGATAGAG CAAACCAAGGTCCCTCTGAACCAGTACCAGGTCAGGGAGGTGATAAAGAAGCTCGATGAGAAGACAGGCATGGTGAACTTCAGGTCAGCCCAGGCCCCGCGACGCTCCCCGTTCTCTGCAAGGGGCCCTGGCTGGGCTGATGTGAGCTCCCCCGGCTGCCCTGTCTATACTTTGTTACTTGGGGCTTCACCCACCCGCCTGTTCCCTGCATGCCAAGGCTGGGCCCCGCTGTCTACCCTCCTTCTCATCCCCAATTCACTTGTTCAGTGA
- the LRRC74A gene encoding leucine-rich repeat-containing protein 74A isoform X9, with protein MHIQFPSKPTLPRACWEGRITAGSPGMPPHERSSQSLRQSSDKTLYCEAEPPPTVEKVKPARENSETDLEIEDNEKFFTTGQKELYLEACKLVGVVPVSYFIRNMEESYVNLNHHGLGPRGTKAIAIALVSNTAVTKLELEDNCIMEEGVLSLVEMLQENYYLQEMNISNNHLGLEGARIISDFFERNSSSIWNLELSGNDFKEESAAPLCQALSTNYRIKKLDLSHNQFSDIGGEQLGQMLAINVGLTSLDLSWNNFHTRGAVALCNGLRGNVTLTKLDLSMNGLGNEGAVALGEVLRLNSCLVYLDVGGNDIGNEGASKISKGLESNESLRVLKLFLNPISMDGAILLILAIKRNPKSRMEELDISNVLVSEQFMKTLDGVYAVHPQLDVVFKAVQGLSAKKTIFLLTNPMKLIQNYADQHKITVMDFFKSLNPTGTMKMSVDEFQKVMIEQTKVPLNQYQVREVIKKLDEKTGMVNFSFLNTMKP; from the exons CAGCGATAAAACGCTCTACTGTGAGGCCGAACCCCCACCAACTGTAGAAAAAGTGAAACCAGCCCGGGAGAATTCGGAAACAGACCTGGAGATTGAAG ATAATGAGAAATTTTTCACCACTGGACAAAAGGAGCTGTACCTGGAGGCCTGCAAACTGGTGGGTGTAGTGCCTGTCTCATACTTCATTCGGAACATGGAGGAGTCCTACGTGAACCTCAACCACCACGGCCTGGGCCCCAGGGGTACCAAGGCTATTGCTATAGCCCTGGTG TCCAACACGGCTGTTACCAAACTGGAGCTGGAAGACAACTGCATCATGGAGGAGGGCGTCTTGAGCCTGGTGGAGATGCTACAAGAGAACTACTACCTCCAGGAGATG aATATTTCCAACAATCACCTTGGTTTGGAGGGGGCCAGAATCATCTCAGATTTCTTCGAGAGAAATAGTTCTTCCATCTGGAACCTTGAGCTTTCAG GAAATGACTTCAAGGAAGAATCCGCAGCACCGCTCTGCCAAGCCCTGTCG ACCAATTACCGAATTAAGAAGCTGGATCTCAGTCACAACCAATTCTCTGATATAGGAGGGGAGCAACTGGGCCAGATGCTGG CCATCAATGTGGGGCTCACGTCACTGGATCTGAGCTGGAATAACTTCCATACAAGGGGAGCTGTGGCCTTGTGCAATGGTCTCCGG GGTAATGTGACCCTGACAAAGCTGGATCTCTCCATGAATGGCCTTGGGAATGAGGGGGCTGTGGCCCTAGGGGAGGTCCTCCGACTCAACAGCTGCCTGGTCTACCTGGATGTCGGCGGCAATGACATCGGCAATGAAGGGGCCTCCAAAATCAGCAAAGGACTGGAATCCAATGAAAGCCTCAGAGTTCTGAAG CTTTTCCTGAATCCCATAAGTATGGATGGGGCTATTTTACTTATCCTGGCTATCAAGAGGAACCCCAAATCCAGGATGGAAGAGCTTGATATTTCC AACGTGCTGGTGTCCGAGCAGTTCATGAAAACGTTGGACGGAGTGTATGCCGTTCACCCGCAGCTGGATGTGGTGTTCAAGGCAGTACAAGGCCTCTCTGCCAAGAAAACCATCTTTTTGTTGACAAACCCCATGAAACTGATCCAG aACTATGCAGACCAGCACAAAATCACAGTCATGGACTTCTTCAAGAGCTTGAACCCCACCGGGACAATGAAGATGTCTGTGGATGAGTTCCAGAAAGTGATGATAGAG CAAACCAAGGTCCCTCTGAACCAGTACCAGGTCAGGGAGGTGATAAAGAAGCTCGATGAGAAGACAGGCATGGTGAACTTCAG